One genomic window of Mucilaginibacter sp. SJ includes the following:
- a CDS encoding acyltransferase family protein, translating into MAATTERFTALDVFRGMTICFMIIVNAPGSGANVWSPLDHAPWIGFTPTDLVFPSFLFAVGNALSFSKKKFETDPAFIGKIFKRTVIIFLLGYLMYWFPFFHREASGWAFNPLSHTRIMGVLQRIALCYFFGALIVHYCSQKTAVIISVVLLIGYWAFLIFCGEPGKEYTMLGNAGTRLDIMLMGNDHLYHDKGGPIAFDPEGLLSTMTAIVNVIGGYLAGAFIQRKGKNYESLARLFMCGVLLIAGSLFWAQFFPIAKKLWTSSFTLLTIGIDLLLLGFMVFAIEIKKIKNGTNFFLVFGRNSLAIYLLSELLLTVFQTIWIKPQLSFYDWINQVFYQKIFPGAFGTLVFALCYMILCWLVAYMLDKKKIYIKI; encoded by the coding sequence ATGGCTGCAACAACCGAAAGATTTACCGCGCTTGATGTTTTCCGAGGTATGACCATTTGCTTCATGATCATCGTTAATGCCCCCGGCTCGGGGGCAAACGTATGGTCGCCGCTTGATCATGCACCCTGGATTGGTTTTACACCCACCGATCTGGTTTTTCCGTCGTTCTTGTTCGCCGTTGGTAATGCGCTCAGTTTCTCCAAAAAGAAATTTGAAACTGATCCTGCTTTTATAGGCAAGATCTTTAAACGTACGGTCATCATTTTCCTGTTGGGATACCTCATGTATTGGTTCCCTTTCTTTCATCGGGAGGCCAGTGGCTGGGCATTTAACCCTTTAAGCCATACCCGTATTATGGGCGTGTTGCAGCGGATAGCTTTATGCTACTTCTTCGGCGCGCTGATAGTTCATTATTGCTCGCAAAAAACGGCTGTCATCATATCTGTTGTGCTTTTAATAGGCTACTGGGCTTTCCTGATCTTTTGCGGCGAACCGGGCAAAGAGTATACTATGCTTGGCAATGCGGGCACCCGATTGGATATTATGTTGATGGGCAATGATCATTTATATCATGATAAAGGCGGCCCCATAGCTTTTGACCCCGAAGGTTTACTCAGCACCATGACTGCCATTGTGAATGTAATTGGCGGTTACCTGGCCGGAGCATTTATTCAGCGTAAAGGGAAAAATTATGAATCATTAGCAAGATTGTTCATGTGCGGGGTATTATTGATCGCCGGCTCGCTATTCTGGGCGCAGTTTTTTCCCATCGCCAAAAAACTGTGGACAAGCTCGTTTACGCTGCTTACCATTGGTATCGATCTTTTACTATTAGGCTTCATGGTATTTGCCATCGAAATAAAAAAGATTAAAAACGGAACGAACTTCTTCCTTGTTTTCGGTCGAAATTCATTGGCTATATATCTGTTGTCGGAGCTGTTGCTAACAGTATTTCAAACCATTTGGATAAAACCACAGCTAAGCTTTTATGATTGGATAAACCAGGTGTTTTATCAAAAGATCTTCCCCGGCGCATTTGGTACATTGGTATTTGCACTTTGTTATATGATACTTTGCTGGCTGGTGGCGTACATGCTTGATAAGAAGAAGATCTATATTAAAATATAG